A window from Solanum stenotomum isolate F172 chromosome 7, ASM1918654v1, whole genome shotgun sequence encodes these proteins:
- the LOC125871829 gene encoding translocase of chloroplast 159, chloroplastic isoform X3, whose protein sequence is MDSEEATFSPPAVSSSPGSSPINNSSNHTETENVSKVNVEITDSDINSNSNSEGKSVSDVTIVGGQQELPIPADPDEGTLEKTIGEEKLNDSVVGSADVSMLKSEKPVSEVSMSEGVENVEVLGGGKGEDVGGSVPVIGNSLPDSTDSDATKSMGTGIEGSEGNTEEFDSADKLNSIEQVKDSGGEVAVGAELKEGEDRSTQEEVKETVEDEKMELQGGEDRSIQEEVKEIVEDEKNEALTSVASSNLKEAEEPTSVIEESAIASSNLKEAEEPTSVIEESAIASSNLKEAEEPTSVIEESAIASSNLKEVEEPTSVIEESASASSNLKEAEEPTSVIEERAIHSDDAEKLNKVVVEQPSESLLAETDGEKFTSEGDAVVDAIEVNVSGPGVAVVGDVEESKEVEEHIEGTTDENVTSVNDVGETRQLIEEVANMTVDEVDAQDPKPVVDDTVAAAESKPVDNIVGAGKLDSGDVQTSDVVAVTEEIKEADPETVNKRLDTKDVEVEPEQAVSGTIYANGDHSGESIEGDVVEVEVSGQTSAISRSITGSEQEGEAKDHIGEEADLEGSVSDGETDGMIFGSSEAAKQFMEELERESGGGSYAGAEVSQDIDGQIVTDSDEEADTDEEGDGKELFDSAALAALLKAATGGDSDGGNITITSQDGSRLFSVERPAGLGSSLRSLRPAPRPSQPNLFTHSSLQNSGESENNLSEEEKKKLETLQQIRVKFLRLIHRLGLSSDEPIAAQVLYRMTLIARRQNSPLFSIEAAKMKAFQLEAEGKDDLDFSVNILVIGKSGVGKSATINSIFGEEKTSIDAFGPATTSVKEISGVVDGVKIRVFDTPGLKSSAMEQGFNRSVLSSVKKLTKKNPPDIFLYVDRLDAQTRDLNDLPMLKTITSCLGPSIWRSAIVTLTHGASAPPDGPSGSPLSYEVFVTQRSHVVQQSIGQAVGDLRMMSPSLMNPVSLVENHPSCRRNRDGHKILPNGQSWRPQLLLLSYSMKILSEASALSKPEDPFDHRKLFGFRTRSPPLPYMLSSMLQSRAHPKLSAEQGGDNGDSDIDLDDLSDSDQEEEDEYDQLPPFKPLRKAQLAKLSKEQRKAYFEEYDYRVKLLQKKQLREELKRMKEMKSKGKEAAIDYGYAEEEADAGAAAPVAVPLPDMALPPSFDSDNPAYRYRFLEPTSQFLARPVLDTHGWDHDCGYDGVNVEQSLAIASRFPAAVTVQITKDKKDFSINLDSSIAAKHGENGSTMAGFDIQSIGKQLAYIVRGETKFKNLKKNKTACGISVTFLGENMVTGLKVEDQIILGKQYVLVGSAGTVRSQSDTAYGANFELQRREADFPIGQVQSTLSMSVIKWRGDLALGFNSMAQFAVGRNSKVAVRAGINNKLSGQVTVRTSSSDHLSLALTAIIPTAIGIYRKLWPDVGENYSIY, encoded by the exons ATGGATTCCGAAGAAGCGACGTTTTCCCCTCCTGCTGTTTCTTCTTCTCCAGGTTCTTCTCCCATCAACAATTCTTCTAATCATACTGAAACTGAAAATGTCTCCAAAGTTAATGTAGAAATCACTGATTCCGATATTAATAGTAATAGCAATAGTGAGGGTAAAAGCGTTAGTGATGTAACTATTGTGGGTGGTCAGCAAGAATTGCCAATTCCTGCTGACCCAGATGAGGGAACCCTAGAAAAAACTATTGGTGAAGAGAAGTTGAATGATTCCGTTGTGGGTTCTGCGGATGTTTCGATGTTGAAGTCAGAGAAGCCTGTTTCTGAGGTTTCTATGAGTGAGGgtgttgaaaatgttgaggtTTTAGGGGGAGGAAAGGGTGAAGATGTTGGTGGTTCTGTTCCTGTTATTGGGAATAGTTTACCTGATTCTACTGACTCTGATGCCACTAAATCTATGGGGACGGGAATTGAAGGCTCGGAGGGAAATACTGAAGAGTTTGACTCAGCTGATAAGTTGAATTCGATTGAGCAGGTGAAAGATAGTGGTGGTGAGGTTGCAGTAGGTGCAGAATTGAAAGAGGGTGAGGATAGGTCCACTCAGGAGGAG GTGAAGGAGACTGTGGAGGATGAAAAGATGGAATTGCAAGGGGGTGAGGATAGGTCCATTCAGGAGGAGGTGAAGGAGATTGTGGAGGATGAAAAGAATGAAGCTTTAACTAGTGTTGCTTCATCTAATTTGAAGGAGGCTGAGGAACCTACCTCGGTCATTGAAGAGAGTGCTATTGCTTCATCCAATTTGAAGGAGGCTGAGGAACCTACCTCGGTCATTGAAGAGAGTGCTATTGCTTCATCCAATTTGAAGGAGGCTGAGGAACCTACCTCGGTCATTGAAGAGAGTGCTATTGCTTCATCCAATTTGAAGGAGGTTGAGGAACCTACCTCGGTCATTGAAGAGAGTGCTAGTGCTTCATCCAATTTGAAGGAGGCCGAGGAACCTACCTCGGTCATTGAAGAGAGAGCTATACATAGTGATGATGCCGAAAAACTCAATAAGGTGGTTGTTGAACAACCGTCAGAATCTTTGTTGGCTGAAACAGATGGTGAGAAATTTACTTCCGAAGGAGATGCAGTTGTGGATGCCATTGAAGTCAATGTCTCAGGGCCAGGGGTTGCTGTTGTTGGAGATGTGGAAGAGAGCAAGGAAGTGGAAGAACATATTGAAGGTActactgatgagaatgtgacaTCAGTAAATGATGTTGGTGAGACCAGACAACTTATTGAAGAAGTGGCTAATATGACAGTTGATGAAGTAGATGCACAAGACCCTAAGCCTGTGGTGGATGATACTGTTGCAGCTGCAGAATCAAAGCCTGTGGATAACATTGTTGGTGCTGGAAAACTAGATTCTGGAGATGTTCAGACTAGTGATGTGGTAGCTGTTACTGAGGAAATTAAAGAAGCTGATCCTGAAACTGTTAATAAAAGGCTGGACACCAAGGATGTTGAAGTGGAACCAGAGCAGGCAGTGTCTGGAACTATATATGCCAATGGTGACCATTCCGGAGAAAGCATCGAGGGAGATGTAGTGGAAGTTGAAGTCTCTGGTCAAACATCTGCCATATCAAGGTCAATCACTGGCTCAGAGCAAGAAGGAGAAGCTAAAGATCATATAGGTGAAGAAGCTGACCTTGAAGGCTCAGTTTCAGATGGAGAGACAGATGGTATGATTTTTGGAAGCTCTGAAGCTGCCAAACAGTTTATGGAGGAGCTGGAAAGGGAATCTGGTGGTGGCTCTTATGCTGGTGCTGAGGTTTCGCAGGATATTGATGGTCAGATTGTCACTGACTCAGATGAGGAGGCTGATACTGATGAAGAAGGAGATGGGAAGGAGTTGTTTGATTCAGCTGCCTTAGCTGCTCTTTTAAAAGCAGCAACAGGTGGTGATTCTGATGGTGGCAACATAACAATCACGTCTCAAGATGGATCAAGACTATTCTCTGTTGAACGTCCTGCTGGTCTTGGGTCATCACTCCGGTCACTGAGGCCAGCTCCCCGACCAAGCCAACCCAATCTTTTTACTCATTCCAGTCTTCAGAACAGTGGAGAATCTGAGAACaacttgagtgaagaagagaaaaagaaactGGAGACACTACAGCAGATTAGGGTCAAGTTTTTGAGGCTTATTCACAGGCTGGGTCTTTCTTCTGATGAGCCCATAGCTGCACAAGTTTTGTACCGGATGACACTTATTGCACGAAGGCAAAACAGTCCACTTTTTAGCATTGAGGCTGCAAAGATGAAAGCTTTCCAGCTTGAAGCAGAGGGGAAAGATGATTTGGACTTCTCCGTGAATATCCTGGTTATTGGCAAATCTGGGGTGGGTAAGAGTGCTACCATAAACTCTATCTTTGGAGAGGAAAAAACATCAATTGATGCCTTTGGACCTGCTACCACCAGTGTGAAAGAGATCAGTGGTGTTGTAGATGGTGTTAAGATTCGGGTGTTTGATACACCTGGCCTCAAGTCCTCTGCGATGGAACAGGGTTTCAATCGCAGTGTCTTGTCTTCAGTAAAGAAGTTGACTAAGAAGAACCCCCCTGATATTTTCCTCTATGTCGATCGACTGGATGCCCAAACTAGAGATCTCAATGATCTTCCTATGCTGAAGACTATCACAAGTTGTCTTGGTCCTTCAATATGGCGAAGTGCCATAGTCACCCTCACACATGGAGCTTCTGCACCTCCAGATGGACCTTCTGGATCCCCTTTAAGTTATGAGGTGTTTGTTACTCAAAGATCTCATGTTGTTCAGCAGTCTATCGGGCAAGCAGTAGGCGATTTACGAATGATGAGTCCAAGTTTGATGAATCCTGTCTCTCTGGTAGAAAATCATCCATCTTGTAGGAGGAATAGGGATGGACATAAGATACTACCTAATGGCCAGAGCTGGAGGCCTCAATTACTGCTATTAAGCTACTCAATGAAGATCTTATCTGAAGCAAGTGCACTTTCAAAGCCTGAAGATCCATTTGATCACCGTAAGCTCTTTGGTTTCCGCACACGCTCACCACCTCTTCCGTACATGCTTTCTTCAATGTTGCAGTCACGTGCGCATCCAAAGCTTTCTGCTGAGCAGGGTGGTGACAACGGTGATTCAGACATTGACTTAGATGATTTGTCAGACTCTgaccaagaagaagaagatgagtaCGACCAGCTTCCTCCCTTCAAGCCTCTTCGGAAGGCTCAGCTTGCTAAGCTCAGCAAAGAACAGAGGAAGGCGTACTTTGAGGAGTATGACTATAGGGTCAAGCTCCTTCAGAAGAAACAGTTGAGAGAAGAgttaaaaagaatgaaagagaTGAAAAGTAAGGGAAAAGAGGCGGCAATTGACTATGGTTATGCAGAGGAAGAAGCTGATGCAGGTGCAGCAGCTCCTGTAGCAGTTCCCCTCCCTGACATGGCCCTCCCACCTTCTTTTGATAGTGATAATCCCGCCTACAGGTACCGCTTCTTGGAGCCCACATCACAGTTCCTTGCAAGGCCTGTTCTGGACACGCATGGTTGGGATCATGATTGTGGCTATGATGGTGTTAATGTGGAACAGAGTTTAGCCATTGCAAGTCGTTTCCCTGCTGCAGTTACTGTGCAAATCACCAAAGATAAGAAGGATTTCAGTATCAATTTGGACTCTTCTATTGCTGCCAAGCACGGAGAAAATGGATCAACCATGGCTGGCTTTGATATTCAAAGCATAGGAAAGCAACTTGCCTATATTGTCCGAGGAGAAACCAAAttcaaaaacttgaagaagaacaaGACTGCTTGCGGAATTTCTGTTACATTTCTAGGTGAAAATATGGTTACTGGACTTAAAGTTGAAGATCAGATCATCTTAGGCAAGCAATACGTTCTAGTTGGCAGTGCTGGCACTGTTCGATCTCAGAGTGACACAGCTTATGGGGCGAACTTTGAACTGCAGAGGAGGGAGGCAGATTTCCCAATTGGTCAGGTGCAGTCTACATTGTCTATGTCTGTCATAAAGTGGAGAGGTGATTTGGCTCTAGGTTTCAACAGTATGGCGCAATTCGCTGTGGGACGCAATTCGAAGGTAGCTGTTCGAGCAGGAATCAATAACAAGCTCAGTGGGCAAGTAACCGTGAGGACAAGCAGTTCAGACCATCTCTCTCTTGCACTTACTGCTATTATTCCAACTGCAATTGGCATCTACAGGAAGCTTTGGCCGGATGTTGGCGAGAATTACTCAATCtactaa
- the LOC125871829 gene encoding translocase of chloroplast 159, chloroplastic isoform X1, producing MDSEEATFSPPAVSSSPGSSPINNSSNHTETENVSKVNVEITDSDINSNSNSEGKSVSDVTIVGGQQELPIPADPDEGTLEKTIGEEKLNDSVVGSADVSMLKSEKPVSEVSMSEGVENVEVLGGGKGEDVGGSVPVIGNSLPDSTDSDATKSMGTGIEGSEGNTEEFDSADKLNSIEQVKDSGGEVAVGAELKEGEDRSTQEEVKETVEDEKIELKAGGDRSIEEEVKETVEDEKMELQGGEDRSIQEEVKEIVEDEKNEALTSVASSNLKEAEEPTSVIEESAIASSNLKEAEEPTSVIEESAIASSNLKEAEEPTSVIEESAIASSNLKEVEEPTSVIEESASASSNLKEAEEPTSVIEERAIHSDDAEKLNKVVVEQPSESLLAETDGEKFTSEGDAVVDAIEVNVSGPGVAVVGDVEESKEVEEHIEGTTDENVTSVNDVGETRQLIEEVANMTVDEVDAQDPKPVVDDTVAAAESKPVDNIVGAGKLDSGDVQTSDVVAVTEEIKEADPETVNKRLDTKDVEVEPEQAVSGTIYANGDHSGESIEGDVVEVEVSGQTSAISRSITGSEQEGEAKDHIGEEADLEGSVSDGETDGMIFGSSEAAKQFMEELERESGGGSYAGAEVSQDIDGQIVTDSDEEADTDEEGDGKELFDSAALAALLKAATGGDSDGGNITITSQDGSRLFSVERPAGLGSSLRSLRPAPRPSQPNLFTHSSLQNSGESENNLSEEEKKKLETLQQIRVKFLRLIHRLGLSSDEPIAAQVLYRMTLIARRQNSPLFSIEAAKMKAFQLEAEGKDDLDFSVNILVIGKSGVGKSATINSIFGEEKTSIDAFGPATTSVKEISGVVDGVKIRVFDTPGLKSSAMEQGFNRSVLSSVKKLTKKNPPDIFLYVDRLDAQTRDLNDLPMLKTITSCLGPSIWRSAIVTLTHGASAPPDGPSGSPLSYEVFVTQRSHVVQQSIGQAVGDLRMMSPSLMNPVSLVENHPSCRRNRDGHKILPNGQSWRPQLLLLSYSMKILSEASALSKPEDPFDHRKLFGFRTRSPPLPYMLSSMLQSRAHPKLSAEQGGDNGDSDIDLDDLSDSDQEEEDEYDQLPPFKPLRKAQLAKLSKEQRKAYFEEYDYRVKLLQKKQLREELKRMKEMKSKGKEAAIDYGYAEEEADAGAAAPVAVPLPDMALPPSFDSDNPAYRYRFLEPTSQFLARPVLDTHGWDHDCGYDGVNVEQSLAIASRFPAAVTVQITKDKKDFSINLDSSIAAKHGENGSTMAGFDIQSIGKQLAYIVRGETKFKNLKKNKTACGISVTFLGENMVTGLKVEDQIILGKQYVLVGSAGTVRSQSDTAYGANFELQRREADFPIGQVQSTLSMSVIKWRGDLALGFNSMAQFAVGRNSKVAVRAGINNKLSGQVTVRTSSSDHLSLALTAIIPTAIGIYRKLWPDVGENYSIY from the coding sequence ATGGATTCCGAAGAAGCGACGTTTTCCCCTCCTGCTGTTTCTTCTTCTCCAGGTTCTTCTCCCATCAACAATTCTTCTAATCATACTGAAACTGAAAATGTCTCCAAAGTTAATGTAGAAATCACTGATTCCGATATTAATAGTAATAGCAATAGTGAGGGTAAAAGCGTTAGTGATGTAACTATTGTGGGTGGTCAGCAAGAATTGCCAATTCCTGCTGACCCAGATGAGGGAACCCTAGAAAAAACTATTGGTGAAGAGAAGTTGAATGATTCCGTTGTGGGTTCTGCGGATGTTTCGATGTTGAAGTCAGAGAAGCCTGTTTCTGAGGTTTCTATGAGTGAGGgtgttgaaaatgttgaggtTTTAGGGGGAGGAAAGGGTGAAGATGTTGGTGGTTCTGTTCCTGTTATTGGGAATAGTTTACCTGATTCTACTGACTCTGATGCCACTAAATCTATGGGGACGGGAATTGAAGGCTCGGAGGGAAATACTGAAGAGTTTGACTCAGCTGATAAGTTGAATTCGATTGAGCAGGTGAAAGATAGTGGTGGTGAGGTTGCAGTAGGTGCAGAATTGAAAGAGGGTGAGGATAGGTCCACTCAGGAGGAGGTGAAGGAAACTGTGGAGGATGAAAAGATAGAATTGAAAGCGGGTGGGGATAGGTCTATCGAGGAGGAGGTGAAGGAGACTGTGGAGGATGAAAAGATGGAATTGCAAGGGGGTGAGGATAGGTCCATTCAGGAGGAGGTGAAGGAGATTGTGGAGGATGAAAAGAATGAAGCTTTAACTAGTGTTGCTTCATCTAATTTGAAGGAGGCTGAGGAACCTACCTCGGTCATTGAAGAGAGTGCTATTGCTTCATCCAATTTGAAGGAGGCTGAGGAACCTACCTCGGTCATTGAAGAGAGTGCTATTGCTTCATCCAATTTGAAGGAGGCTGAGGAACCTACCTCGGTCATTGAAGAGAGTGCTATTGCTTCATCCAATTTGAAGGAGGTTGAGGAACCTACCTCGGTCATTGAAGAGAGTGCTAGTGCTTCATCCAATTTGAAGGAGGCCGAGGAACCTACCTCGGTCATTGAAGAGAGAGCTATACATAGTGATGATGCCGAAAAACTCAATAAGGTGGTTGTTGAACAACCGTCAGAATCTTTGTTGGCTGAAACAGATGGTGAGAAATTTACTTCCGAAGGAGATGCAGTTGTGGATGCCATTGAAGTCAATGTCTCAGGGCCAGGGGTTGCTGTTGTTGGAGATGTGGAAGAGAGCAAGGAAGTGGAAGAACATATTGAAGGTActactgatgagaatgtgacaTCAGTAAATGATGTTGGTGAGACCAGACAACTTATTGAAGAAGTGGCTAATATGACAGTTGATGAAGTAGATGCACAAGACCCTAAGCCTGTGGTGGATGATACTGTTGCAGCTGCAGAATCAAAGCCTGTGGATAACATTGTTGGTGCTGGAAAACTAGATTCTGGAGATGTTCAGACTAGTGATGTGGTAGCTGTTACTGAGGAAATTAAAGAAGCTGATCCTGAAACTGTTAATAAAAGGCTGGACACCAAGGATGTTGAAGTGGAACCAGAGCAGGCAGTGTCTGGAACTATATATGCCAATGGTGACCATTCCGGAGAAAGCATCGAGGGAGATGTAGTGGAAGTTGAAGTCTCTGGTCAAACATCTGCCATATCAAGGTCAATCACTGGCTCAGAGCAAGAAGGAGAAGCTAAAGATCATATAGGTGAAGAAGCTGACCTTGAAGGCTCAGTTTCAGATGGAGAGACAGATGGTATGATTTTTGGAAGCTCTGAAGCTGCCAAACAGTTTATGGAGGAGCTGGAAAGGGAATCTGGTGGTGGCTCTTATGCTGGTGCTGAGGTTTCGCAGGATATTGATGGTCAGATTGTCACTGACTCAGATGAGGAGGCTGATACTGATGAAGAAGGAGATGGGAAGGAGTTGTTTGATTCAGCTGCCTTAGCTGCTCTTTTAAAAGCAGCAACAGGTGGTGATTCTGATGGTGGCAACATAACAATCACGTCTCAAGATGGATCAAGACTATTCTCTGTTGAACGTCCTGCTGGTCTTGGGTCATCACTCCGGTCACTGAGGCCAGCTCCCCGACCAAGCCAACCCAATCTTTTTACTCATTCCAGTCTTCAGAACAGTGGAGAATCTGAGAACaacttgagtgaagaagagaaaaagaaactGGAGACACTACAGCAGATTAGGGTCAAGTTTTTGAGGCTTATTCACAGGCTGGGTCTTTCTTCTGATGAGCCCATAGCTGCACAAGTTTTGTACCGGATGACACTTATTGCACGAAGGCAAAACAGTCCACTTTTTAGCATTGAGGCTGCAAAGATGAAAGCTTTCCAGCTTGAAGCAGAGGGGAAAGATGATTTGGACTTCTCCGTGAATATCCTGGTTATTGGCAAATCTGGGGTGGGTAAGAGTGCTACCATAAACTCTATCTTTGGAGAGGAAAAAACATCAATTGATGCCTTTGGACCTGCTACCACCAGTGTGAAAGAGATCAGTGGTGTTGTAGATGGTGTTAAGATTCGGGTGTTTGATACACCTGGCCTCAAGTCCTCTGCGATGGAACAGGGTTTCAATCGCAGTGTCTTGTCTTCAGTAAAGAAGTTGACTAAGAAGAACCCCCCTGATATTTTCCTCTATGTCGATCGACTGGATGCCCAAACTAGAGATCTCAATGATCTTCCTATGCTGAAGACTATCACAAGTTGTCTTGGTCCTTCAATATGGCGAAGTGCCATAGTCACCCTCACACATGGAGCTTCTGCACCTCCAGATGGACCTTCTGGATCCCCTTTAAGTTATGAGGTGTTTGTTACTCAAAGATCTCATGTTGTTCAGCAGTCTATCGGGCAAGCAGTAGGCGATTTACGAATGATGAGTCCAAGTTTGATGAATCCTGTCTCTCTGGTAGAAAATCATCCATCTTGTAGGAGGAATAGGGATGGACATAAGATACTACCTAATGGCCAGAGCTGGAGGCCTCAATTACTGCTATTAAGCTACTCAATGAAGATCTTATCTGAAGCAAGTGCACTTTCAAAGCCTGAAGATCCATTTGATCACCGTAAGCTCTTTGGTTTCCGCACACGCTCACCACCTCTTCCGTACATGCTTTCTTCAATGTTGCAGTCACGTGCGCATCCAAAGCTTTCTGCTGAGCAGGGTGGTGACAACGGTGATTCAGACATTGACTTAGATGATTTGTCAGACTCTgaccaagaagaagaagatgagtaCGACCAGCTTCCTCCCTTCAAGCCTCTTCGGAAGGCTCAGCTTGCTAAGCTCAGCAAAGAACAGAGGAAGGCGTACTTTGAGGAGTATGACTATAGGGTCAAGCTCCTTCAGAAGAAACAGTTGAGAGAAGAgttaaaaagaatgaaagagaTGAAAAGTAAGGGAAAAGAGGCGGCAATTGACTATGGTTATGCAGAGGAAGAAGCTGATGCAGGTGCAGCAGCTCCTGTAGCAGTTCCCCTCCCTGACATGGCCCTCCCACCTTCTTTTGATAGTGATAATCCCGCCTACAGGTACCGCTTCTTGGAGCCCACATCACAGTTCCTTGCAAGGCCTGTTCTGGACACGCATGGTTGGGATCATGATTGTGGCTATGATGGTGTTAATGTGGAACAGAGTTTAGCCATTGCAAGTCGTTTCCCTGCTGCAGTTACTGTGCAAATCACCAAAGATAAGAAGGATTTCAGTATCAATTTGGACTCTTCTATTGCTGCCAAGCACGGAGAAAATGGATCAACCATGGCTGGCTTTGATATTCAAAGCATAGGAAAGCAACTTGCCTATATTGTCCGAGGAGAAACCAAAttcaaaaacttgaagaagaacaaGACTGCTTGCGGAATTTCTGTTACATTTCTAGGTGAAAATATGGTTACTGGACTTAAAGTTGAAGATCAGATCATCTTAGGCAAGCAATACGTTCTAGTTGGCAGTGCTGGCACTGTTCGATCTCAGAGTGACACAGCTTATGGGGCGAACTTTGAACTGCAGAGGAGGGAGGCAGATTTCCCAATTGGTCAGGTGCAGTCTACATTGTCTATGTCTGTCATAAAGTGGAGAGGTGATTTGGCTCTAGGTTTCAACAGTATGGCGCAATTCGCTGTGGGACGCAATTCGAAGGTAGCTGTTCGAGCAGGAATCAATAACAAGCTCAGTGGGCAAGTAACCGTGAGGACAAGCAGTTCAGACCATCTCTCTCTTGCACTTACTGCTATTATTCCAACTGCAATTGGCATCTACAGGAAGCTTTGGCCGGATGTTGGCGAGAATTACTCAATCtactaa